A genomic stretch from Candidatus Brocadiia bacterium includes:
- the sppA gene encoding signal peptide peptidase SppA: protein MNDTTNTGMIQPEIRKGKTASFWISIILGILLVFSALGNFILLIALAAKVGSVGQYNKSDFNETFVHGDNSADHKIVCITVSGPIIRDSAPSMFNQRLDPVSTVMESLEMAKNDHDVKAIILEVNSPGGGITESDQIYNELLRFKKARPEVKIITSMDSVAASGGYYISMATDRVVARPTTITGSIGVIMGLINMEELFKKIGVKEVIFKSGAKKDMFSPTRQITDEEKQIAQAIIKEMYDRFVSVVVEGRKNLDKEKILQLADGRIYTGQQAFEHGLVDELGDFNDAFEATKKLANLTNARVIRYKKRWSFGELFLSEMQNLKPSISLLPENSGLSMDTPRFMYLWTY, encoded by the coding sequence ATGAACGATACCACAAATACCGGGATGATCCAGCCCGAAATACGCAAAGGAAAAACAGCTAGCTTCTGGATATCAATAATCCTGGGCATACTGCTGGTATTCAGCGCACTGGGTAATTTTATCCTGCTTATCGCATTAGCAGCTAAAGTCGGAAGCGTCGGGCAGTATAACAAAAGCGATTTCAATGAAACCTTCGTTCACGGCGACAACTCGGCCGACCACAAGATAGTCTGCATCACCGTGTCCGGCCCAATTATAAGAGATTCAGCTCCATCGATGTTCAACCAGAGATTAGACCCGGTCAGCACGGTCATGGAATCCCTGGAAATGGCCAAGAATGACCATGATGTCAAAGCGATTATACTTGAAGTCAACAGCCCGGGCGGCGGCATAACCGAAAGCGACCAGATTTATAACGAACTGTTGCGGTTCAAAAAAGCACGTCCCGAAGTTAAAATCATCACTTCCATGGACAGCGTAGCCGCATCGGGCGGTTATTATATCTCTATGGCTACAGACCGGGTGGTCGCCCGGCCGACAACCATCACCGGCAGTATCGGCGTGATTATGGGGCTGATTAATATGGAAGAGCTCTTCAAGAAAATCGGCGTCAAGGAAGTCATCTTCAAATCCGGCGCCAAGAAGGATATGTTCTCACCCACTCGACAGATAACCGATGAGGAGAAACAGATTGCCCAAGCCATCATCAAGGAGATGTACGACCGATTCGTATCCGTGGTAGTCGAGGGACGCAAGAACCTGGACAAGGAAAAAATACTCCAGCTGGCCGACGGCCGCATCTATACGGGACAACAGGCTTTCGAACACGGGCTGGTCGATGAACTGGGTGACTTTAATGACGCATTTGAAGCGACCAAGAAGCTGGCCAACCTGACTAATGCCCGGGTAATCCGCTATAAAAAACGCTGGTCGTTCGGCGAGCTGTTCCTTTCAGAAATGCAGAATTTAAAACCGTCTATCAGCCTGCTGCCTGAAAATTCCGGACTTTCAATGGATACGCCCAGGTTCATGTATCTGTGGACATATTAA
- a CDS encoding DUF5679 domain-containing protein, giving the protein MATEKGYCVKCKAKRDIKDAKVVTMKNKRQAMKGKCPTCGTGMFRIMGKAK; this is encoded by the coding sequence ATGGCGACAGAAAAAGGTTATTGCGTGAAATGCAAGGCTAAAAGAGACATCAAGGACGCCAAAGTGGTGACGATGAAGAACAAGAGACAGGCTATGAAGGGCAAATGCCCGACCTGCGGCACAGGCATGTTCAGAATCATGGGCAAGGCCAAGTAA
- a CDS encoding pitrilysin family protein, with translation MNNSAGVNDFIAADSKDLIFWTVRSVCDTKLNMFTTIKDILPGVTLHLHPTDKFKTIVAKLFVRQPLVNSFEATLNAMLLRVMSRGSGKFPSMRKMSVFMESLYGASFGSDISKIGEYSILEYYIEFLSPSFVQSRVLRSKMTQKAFGFIKDMLLNPLTEGKKLRPDYCKQEQQQLKDFIEGLFDDKMSFAEERCTQEMCKTEPYGIFEYGTIEDIARVTPELLYQHHRKVLVSAPIEIFAVGQFKPEQLAKAVVSILKPFKSLHKDIKDTKITIKNPPAPAEPRVIKENQPIDQGKLVMGLRTDTTWKDDDVFNLMVANGVLGGFPHSKLFRNVREKAGLAYFVFSIIERTKGLMMIKAGINHDKFDQAVAIIKEQIEALKQADIPDKELSDTKKSIITRLKSVEDTASAMINFYQELILNGRTGISIKDIIGRIDAVSKDDVAAAARKLKLDTIYFLTSNK, from the coding sequence ATGAATAATAGTGCGGGTGTCAATGATTTTATCGCCGCGGACAGTAAAGACCTTATTTTCTGGACAGTCCGGTCCGTATGTGATACCAAATTGAATATGTTTACGACCATTAAAGACATCCTGCCCGGAGTGACCCTGCATCTTCATCCGACGGATAAGTTTAAGACCATCGTGGCCAAGCTTTTCGTCCGCCAGCCGCTGGTTAATAGCTTTGAGGCGACCCTGAACGCCATGCTCTTGAGGGTGATGTCGCGCGGTTCCGGTAAATTCCCCTCGATGCGCAAGATGAGCGTATTTATGGAGTCGCTTTACGGCGCCTCATTCGGCAGCGATATCTCCAAGATAGGCGAATACTCCATCCTGGAATATTACATCGAGTTCCTCAGCCCGAGTTTTGTCCAGTCGCGCGTTTTACGCTCCAAGATGACCCAGAAGGCGTTTGGGTTCATTAAGGATATGCTTCTTAACCCGCTGACTGAAGGCAAGAAGCTCCGGCCGGATTACTGCAAACAGGAACAGCAGCAGCTCAAGGACTTTATCGAGGGCTTGTTCGACGACAAGATGTCCTTTGCCGAGGAGCGCTGCACCCAGGAGATGTGTAAGACTGAGCCGTACGGGATATTCGAATACGGCACGATTGAAGACATTGCCCGGGTAACCCCGGAGTTATTATACCAACACCACCGCAAGGTATTGGTTAGCGCGCCCATAGAGATATTCGCGGTCGGGCAGTTTAAGCCGGAACAGCTGGCCAAGGCCGTGGTTTCTATTCTCAAGCCGTTCAAATCGCTTCATAAGGATATTAAAGATACCAAAATAACAATCAAGAACCCGCCGGCGCCGGCCGAGCCGCGGGTCATCAAGGAGAATCAGCCGATTGACCAGGGCAAGCTGGTTATGGGATTGAGGACGGATACGACCTGGAAGGACGACGATGTATTTAATCTTATGGTGGCCAATGGCGTGTTGGGCGGATTCCCGCATTCCAAACTATTCCGCAATGTCAGGGAAAAGGCCGGGCTGGCTTATTTCGTCTTTTCCATAATCGAACGGACCAAGGGATTGATGATGATCAAGGCCGGCATTAACCATGACAAGTTCGATCAGGCTGTAGCCATCATTAAGGAGCAGATTGAGGCATTGAAGCAGGCAGACATTCCGGACAAGGAGTTGTCCGACACCAAGAAGTCCATTATCACCCGCCTAAAATCGGTTGAAGACACGGCATCGGCCATGATTAATTTTTACCAGGAGCTTATCCTGAACGGCCGGACCGGTATTTCCATCAAGGATATCATCGGGCGGATTGACGCTGTCAGCAAGGATGACGTGGCCGCGGCGGCCCGGAAACTCAAATTAGACACGATATATTTCTTGACTTCGAATAAATAA
- a CDS encoding HEAT repeat domain-containing protein has product MKQLLSILIVMIFLWPGLILAEEKKAPAKPDPKAEREAKIKELVKQLSDRDTDVRVSAAKSLGEMDAKESAPDIRKLIFSEKIIDVRVAAVRALGDMDAKDKDSVNDLIKLLKDDDYEVKLAAMSVMGQLKSQKFSPELYKLFKEEMSEDMKKAAVNALSKMGVKDYNTELTKMLDDKNIDTLMKRNVVYALGKLGAKESTMKITKLAKNPEEHATIRQAALGALGDLGARDMVPDMIKLLSDRDVDIRKTVVRALGKLNAREAIPDLLNILKTDAFVRSMAALALGDMNAKDAIPDLIALLKDKSQQLRGIAGIALVALKQKDQVPKENIADIKALLDIHDDDLITRAQKALQALSVENK; this is encoded by the coding sequence ATGAAACAATTATTATCAATCCTGATAGTTATGATATTCCTCTGGCCCGGGCTTATCCTGGCCGAGGAGAAAAAAGCGCCGGCCAAACCCGACCCCAAGGCCGAGCGCGAAGCCAAAATCAAGGAGCTGGTCAAGCAACTCAGCGACCGCGATACCGACGTCCGGGTATCGGCCGCAAAATCGCTGGGCGAGATGGACGCCAAGGAATCAGCGCCGGATATCCGAAAACTGATATTCTCGGAAAAGATAATCGATGTGCGCGTGGCTGCGGTCCGGGCGCTGGGCGATATGGATGCCAAAGACAAAGATTCTGTCAACGACCTGATAAAACTGCTTAAAGACGATGACTACGAGGTCAAACTGGCCGCCATGTCCGTGATGGGACAGCTAAAATCACAGAAGTTCAGCCCGGAACTCTACAAACTCTTTAAGGAAGAGATGTCCGAGGACATGAAAAAGGCCGCCGTCAACGCCCTGTCAAAGATGGGCGTCAAGGACTACAATACCGAACTGACCAAGATGCTCGATGATAAGAACATCGATACGCTCATGAAACGTAACGTTGTTTACGCCTTGGGTAAATTAGGCGCCAAGGAATCAACCATGAAGATAACCAAGCTGGCCAAGAACCCGGAAGAGCACGCCACCATCCGCCAGGCAGCGCTGGGGGCGCTGGGCGACCTGGGCGCGCGCGATATGGTGCCCGATATGATAAAGCTACTGTCCGACCGCGATGTCGATATCAGGAAAACCGTGGTCCGGGCGCTGGGCAAACTCAACGCCCGCGAGGCCATCCCCGACCTCTTGAATATTCTCAAGACCGACGCCTTTGTCCGGAGCATGGCCGCCCTGGCCCTGGGCGATATGAACGCCAAAGACGCCATACCGGACCTGATAGCTTTGCTCAAGGATAAAAGCCAGCAATTGCGCGGCATCGCCGGGATAGCGCTGGTGGCGTTAAAGCAGAAAGACCAGGTGCCAAAGGAAAACATCGCCGATATCAAAGCCCTGCTGGATATCCACGACGACGACCTGATAACCCGGGCCCAAAAAGCGCTCCAGGCCTTAAGCGTGGAGAATAAGTAA